A stretch of DNA from Thermocrinis sp.:
TACTATAACAGGATTGGTGGTGGTTGATACTCCTTCCACCTTTACTCCCTTTGGTCAGCTCGTGATCCTTATGCTAATCCAAATAGGTGGTCTCGGATACATGGGATTTACCACCTACTTTTTGATATTGCTAAGAAGAAGGCTGAGCTTAAGGGACAGGCTACTTTTGGCAGAGTCCATGAACTATCCCGGCATGCACGGACTGGTAAGGTTTATAAAAAGGCTTGTTCCTATAGTTTTTCTAATAGAGCTTACAGGAGCTTTTTTTCTTTTCTTTCTTTTCCTTAGGGACTTTTCAAACCCGCTGAGTGCTCTATGGCAGGGGATCTTTCATTCAGTTTCTGCCTTCAACAACGCTGGCTTTAGCATACTCCCAGAGGGTTTGGGACCATATAGGGGAAACATACTGGTAAACTTCATTTTTTCAGTGCTTATTGTTTTGGGAGGTCTTGGCTTTTACGTAATCCAAGAGCTAATGCTTTACTACAGGGGACAGGTTCTCAGGCTATCCACTCATACCAAGATCGTGCTAACCTTTAGCGGCTTTTTGCTCCTTTTAGGATTTATCCTGCTTTTGCTGGAGACCATCCGATGGAACGAGCTTAGTCTAAAGGAAAGAATACTGGTGGCCTTTTTCCACAGCGTTTCTGCAAGGACTGCGGGCTTTAATACTGTGGACCTTAGGGAGTTTTCCGAAGGCAGTCTTTTCTGGATCATAGTGCTTATGTTCATAGGTACCGGTCCAGGTGGCACAGGGGGTGGAATAAAAATAACCACTGCGGTAGTGATCCTTTTGGTGGTGCATAGCTACCTGAGCGGTAGAAATCAGGTGGTTATATTTGGAAGGAGCGTTACCGAAGCTACAGTCCAAAGGGCAATAACCATATTTACTCTCTCCTTTGCATACACTACCTTTGTTGCCTTATTATTAACCAAGTTGGAAGGAACATCCTTGCTTCCCACGTTGTTTGAAACAGTTTCTGCTTTCTCTCCAGTAGGTCTTTCTATGGGAAACTCTCAAGGGCTTAGCTTCTGCGCAGATTTTTCTCCAATCGGGAAGATGATAATTATAATTACTATGCTGATGGGAAGGGTAGGAATACTGAGCTTTATGCTCGCCATCTACGGCAAAGGTAGAGAGAGCAGAGTAAAACCTCCTGAGGCAAGAATATTGCTATGAAAAGAGTAAAGGATAAAATCTTTGGGGTCATAGGACTTGGAAGGTTTGGTCACCACGTGGCTAAGACCTTAGCTCAAGGTGGGGCGGAGGTTATAGCCTGCGATTCAGATGAGGAAAAGGTTCGGCAGATAGCAGACCTTGTATCTATGGCCTTTGTCCTTGATGCTACCGATGAAAAAGCTCTAAAGGAATCCGGCATAGTCAATGCAGATACGGTTGTAGTGAGCATAGGAGAAAACATAGAGGCAAGTATTCTCATAGTGGTTCAACTGAAAGAGTTGGGAGTAAAAGAGGTTATCGCCAAAGCGGCTAACCCGATGCACGGCAAAATCTTAGAAAGGCTCGGAGTGGACAGGGTGATCTATCCAGAAAGAGATATGGCTATAAGACTTGCTCATTCTCTACTGATCGGAGAATTCATAGAAGAGATACCCATTGGGGAAAAGTATAGTATCTTCGAGATCAAAGCCTTTGAGTTCATGCAAGGAAAATCTCTGAAGGAGTTAGACCTAAGAAAACGCTTTGAAATTAGCGTGTTGGCCATAAAGAGGGGAGAGGCTATGTTGGTTAATCCTTCAGGCGATGAGCGTATATTGCCAGGGGATATCCTGGTTGTCCTTGGAACCACTGCAAAGTTAAGCGAGCTTTCTAAATGAGAAAATTCCTAAGGCTCTTGGGGATCTCTCAGTCAGAGTGCATCCACTGCCAAAGTCCAGCTATGGGGGATCTCTTCCTTTGCAAGGAGTGCATCCAGGATATAAAACCTTTCCACCCGATTGAATACACACCCATACCCTATGTCTTTTCCTACAGAGTTTTTGGAAAATACGAAGGTGTGCTAAAGAGCATTTTGCAACAGATAAAGTTTTCTAACAATCCCTTTTTAGCAAGATGGCTGGGAGAAGCTATAAAGGACCATCTTTGGGAATTTATAGAGCAGACAAACC
This window harbors:
- a CDS encoding TrkH family potassium uptake protein; this translates as MGTFELTPHRLILLSYILVILVGSLFLSLPISTYKDISFLDALFTATSATTITGLVVVDTPSTFTPFGQLVILMLIQIGGLGYMGFTTYFLILLRRRLSLRDRLLLAESMNYPGMHGLVRFIKRLVPIVFLIELTGAFFLFFLFLRDFSNPLSALWQGIFHSVSAFNNAGFSILPEGLGPYRGNILVNFIFSVLIVLGGLGFYVIQELMLYYRGQVLRLSTHTKIVLTFSGFLLLLGFILLLLETIRWNELSLKERILVAFFHSVSARTAGFNTVDLREFSEGSLFWIIVLMFIGTGPGGTGGGIKITTAVVILLVVHSYLSGRNQVVIFGRSVTEATVQRAITIFTLSFAYTTFVALLLTKLEGTSLLPTLFETVSAFSPVGLSMGNSQGLSFCADFSPIGKMIIIITMLMGRVGILSFMLAIYGKGRESRVKPPEARILL
- a CDS encoding TrkA family potassium uptake protein — its product is MKRVKDKIFGVIGLGRFGHHVAKTLAQGGAEVIACDSDEEKVRQIADLVSMAFVLDATDEKALKESGIVNADTVVVSIGENIEASILIVVQLKELGVKEVIAKAANPMHGKILERLGVDRVIYPERDMAIRLAHSLLIGEFIEEIPIGEKYSIFEIKAFEFMQGKSLKELDLRKRFEISVLAIKRGEAMLVNPSGDERILPGDILVVLGTTAKLSELSK